A region of Thermoplasmataceae archaeon DNA encodes the following proteins:
- a CDS encoding gamma-glutamyltransferase gives MSDERFAVASGHPLSNEVGMRILRHGGNSYDAAIAVSAALTVVQPHLNGLGADLFAITADGEIRALDGSGNAAGLASIDYFNKNGFREIPKNGPLSAISVPGMVGAWSLLYERCNMRFQDLIKPAIELARNGFFPSPAIVEAIGSTKGNDDWSRIYNGASIEEKLIQKDLAGTLEEISKDEGHSFYHGQIARAIETAMVNSGGLLRFNDMDSYEALFLKPFQVSYHGYKVYTNPPPSQGSTALMWLNMLNHADLSALDKKEYYNELIRTMRIAYSYRSKYIGDPRYVTFPEDILESGYQYRILPVSGVRNTSLSDTTAFSVYDGNFGISAIQSNYTGFGSGFTIPGMGINLNNRGSYFTLDSEHNNKLEPGKKTFHTLMAMYAKGRDEVFLGTMGGDVQPQVDVQVLSGIIDLDRAAQDAVAYPRFAWPASIYGGSDLYCEASLDLEGAIKVKDSSRMMGHAHAIISGDRFSTGLDPRGDGLLLNFRR, from the coding sequence GCGGTCATCCACTGAGCAATGAAGTTGGGATGAGGATACTCAGGCATGGCGGGAATTCCTATGATGCAGCCATTGCCGTGAGCGCTGCACTGACTGTTGTTCAACCACATCTGAATGGCCTTGGAGCCGATCTGTTTGCAATCACCGCTGACGGGGAAATACGTGCACTTGACGGGTCGGGTAATGCAGCTGGTCTTGCCAGCATTGATTATTTCAATAAGAACGGCTTCCGTGAGATACCTAAGAACGGACCCCTTTCTGCCATATCCGTACCGGGCATGGTAGGTGCATGGTCACTTCTTTATGAACGCTGCAACATGCGTTTTCAGGATCTGATAAAACCAGCCATCGAACTGGCACGGAACGGCTTTTTTCCCTCACCTGCCATAGTTGAAGCAATCGGATCAACAAAGGGAAACGACGACTGGAGCCGGATTTACAATGGAGCTTCGATTGAGGAGAAACTAATACAGAAAGACCTGGCCGGTACCCTTGAGGAAATCAGCAAGGATGAGGGGCATTCCTTCTATCACGGTCAAATCGCCCGTGCCATAGAAACAGCCATGGTCAATAGTGGAGGGCTTCTTCGGTTTAACGACATGGACTCCTATGAAGCCCTATTCCTGAAACCCTTCCAAGTATCATACCATGGGTACAAGGTTTATACAAATCCGCCACCGAGCCAGGGTTCCACGGCATTGATGTGGCTTAACATGTTGAATCATGCTGATCTTTCGGCCTTGGACAAGAAAGAATACTATAATGAACTGATCCGTACAATGCGCATTGCATACTCATACAGGTCAAAGTACATCGGCGATCCTCGATATGTGACTTTTCCCGAAGACATTTTGGAATCTGGTTACCAGTACAGGATTTTGCCTGTTTCTGGCGTAAGAAACACCAGCTTGTCTGATACCACTGCTTTCTCCGTGTACGATGGCAATTTTGGCATTTCAGCTATACAGAGCAATTATACTGGTTTTGGATCCGGTTTCACGATACCCGGCATGGGGATCAACTTGAACAACAGGGGATCTTATTTCACACTTGATAGTGAACACAACAATAAACTTGAACCTGGAAAGAAGACATTCCATACCCTTATGGCCATGTACGCCAAGGGGAGAGATGAAGTGTTCCTTGGAACCATGGGCGGAGATGTGCAACCACAGGTTGACGTGCAAGTGCTCAGTGGGATTATCGACTTGGACCGTGCTGCCCAGGATGCAGTAGCTTATCCGAGATTTGCATGGCCTGCCAGCATTTATGGAGGTTCAGATCTATACTGCGAAGCGTCTTTGGACCTGGAAGGGGCAATAAAAGTCAAAGACAGCAGCAGGATGATGGGACACGCACATGCAATAATAAGTGGCGACAGGTTCTCAACCGGCCTGGATCCAAGGGGAGACGGACTGCTTCTGAATTTTAGGAGATAA
- a CDS encoding DNA-3-methyladenine glycosylase I, which yields MIQAQENDNGRKRCEWVPLSDPLYMKYHDEEWGVPLHVDSKILEMIILEGQQAGLSWKTILHKRENLRKAYAHFDPNVISQFDEDDIRRLLNDSGIIRNRSKINAAIQNSRSFMKVQEEFGTFDNYIWRFVNNRTVHNSWRSVKDIPPRTEISDAMSTDLVRRGFKYVGSTICYSHMQATGMVNDHTLECFRYRELVKE from the coding sequence ATGATCCAGGCTCAGGAGAACGACAATGGCAGGAAACGATGTGAATGGGTGCCTCTTTCTGATCCTCTTTACATGAAGTATCATGATGAGGAATGGGGCGTTCCGTTACACGTCGATTCAAAAATTCTCGAAATGATCATACTTGAGGGACAGCAGGCAGGGTTGAGCTGGAAGACAATTCTTCACAAGAGGGAGAATTTAAGGAAGGCTTATGCCCATTTCGATCCCAATGTAATTTCTCAATTTGATGAGGATGACATTAGGAGGCTGTTGAATGACAGCGGCATAATCAGGAACAGATCCAAAATAAATGCCGCAATACAGAATTCAAGATCCTTTATGAAAGTGCAGGAGGAGTTTGGTACTTTCGACAATTATATCTGGCGTTTCGTGAACAACAGAACCGTCCATAATTCCTGGAGAAGCGTGAAGGATATACCACCAAGAACAGAGATATCTGACGCCATGAGCACTGATCTCGTCAGGCGCGGTTTCAAGTATGTGGGTTCCACCATCTGCTATTCGCATATGCAGGCAACTGGGATGGTTAATGACCACACGCTGGAATGCTTCAGGTATCGTGAGTTGGTCAAAGAGTAA